Within Oscillospiraceae bacterium, the genomic segment TGTTATCTCTATTTTTACAGACATCATCTGTGGGTTGTTATTGGGTTCAATTCCATTTTGGCTGCCATACATAAAAATCGCATTATTGATTGCTTGCTTGATTTTCTTTAAGCTTTCGAATGAACTCTCCGGCCTTTGGAGAATCTCGGCGATCGGCACCGTTTATACGGTCATGGATTTGATCGTCAAATGGGTCTCCGGCTCGGCTTTTTGGAAATCGGCATTTTCCTCAGACAGCTTTATCGACACAGTCGGGAACAGCATGCTGCTCAAGTTTATCACCGTTATCCCGATTGCCGCGTCATTTTTCTTTCTGTTTAAATCATCCGAGGAATTTTATCTCTGCCGCGGTGACCTTCGAACAAAAGCGCATAAAATCGTCTGGCTGGGGATTCCGGAGGGAATAATCGGCTGGGGCAAACTGGCTGTGATCTCAGGTGTTTTGATCACACTCGGCACCGGATTGCTCGGAATGGCGACCGCGCTCGGGTTTCAATTTAAAAATGCCGAACAATTGTTGCGCTATATTCCGGTAATTTTATTATTCGCAATGTGCAACTCGTTCAGCGAGGGACTGATTTATCGCTGCGGAATACTCGGCGCGCTGAAAGAAATCGTGCCGCAAGGGTATGCCGTGCTGATGTCAGCGGTGTTTTTCGGCATCGCTCATTATTACGGAGTCCCGGGCGGTCCCCTCGGTGCTGTGATGAGCGGATTGCTCGGTTGGTATATGGCGAGGAGCATGGCCGAGACCAAGGGCATGGTGTCTGCGTGGATCATTCACTTTATGCAGGATACCGTCATCTTCTCGATGATGGTGATGATGAAATAATCATTTTGGGAGATTTTCATGAACGGAATCGGCGAAAGAAAAGCGCGTTGGAACGAATTTCTCTATGGCAACGGGAATGTTCGTCAAATCCTGATGGTCAATACCCCTTGGCTCGAAGAAGAAAGACCCAGTATATGGCCTGAGTTAAAGCAGGAGCGTATTGATTGGATCTTGCGTAAATATGAAATGTTGATGAAAAGAGCGCAATGGCTGGACGACGACACCGTCCCGTTTTTGGATATGCTGACCGGCACCGATATTTTCCCGGAGGCGTTCGGCTGCGCTGTTTACAGACCGGACTTTGCCATGCCTTCTGCACGTCCCCTGGTTCATACCGCATCCGAAGCGGCCAAGCTTAAAGTACCGATGTTGTGGGATTCGTCGTTGGCATACCTTTTCGAAATGGCGGATAAGATTCAGGAGAGAACGGGGAAAGACGCCGTTTTCAAAGTGCCCGACAATCAGAGCCCGATGGATATCGCAACTCTGATCTGGGATAAAAATGAGTTTTACATCGCCATCCTCGAGGAACCCGAAGCCGTGAAGGAACTGGCATATAAGGTTTATTTGCTGCAGACCGAGTTTTTCGACGAGTGGTTTCGCCGTTATGGGAAGAACCATATTGCCCATTATCCGAATTACTATATGGATCACGGCATCACCTTAGCGGACGACGAGGTCGGTATCGTCAGTTCGGAGATTTTCAAAGAATTTTATCTTCCGGAGCTTTGCGCGCTCTCCGACCGGTACAGCGGGCTCGGCATGCACTGCTGCGCGGATTCCCGGCACCAGTGGGAAAACTTCAAACTGATCCCCAATCTGCGTTTGTTGAATCTGGCAAGACCAAACGATATATTAGTTGAAGCATACAAATTCTTTGCCGATTTTACCGCGCAGTATCACTGCTGGTGCGGAGACGGCCCGGCATGGACCTGGCCGAGCCAGCGTCCCGAGAATGCCCGAATCGTCTGCGATGCGACTGCAGAAAACAAAGAAGAAGCCCTTGAAATCAGTGAGCGCTTTCGGGAGATGTGGGAAATAAAAACATTCAAAGGTGATTAAATGAATAAGTTTGACAAAAAACTAAGAAGGGACGGATTGATATGAGCGATACCAAACAAACGCACTCATTTTTGTTGAAACTGATGTACACAGTGACCATTCTGATTGCGGGTGGTCTCGGAATCGGAATACTGGCCGTATCCGGCACAACGCAGTGGATTTTCGGTGTCGATTGTCCTCGAGTGGTTTCCGGTCTCGTCGCCAGTGTCTTTTTGTCGTTTGCATTGATATCGGTTTTGGGCTTGAGAGACCCGGTAAAGTATATACCGATCCTGTTTATGCAGCTGCTGTATAAGACCGTCTGGCTATGCGTTGTCGCCCTTCCTCTTTTAATTGCCCGGGAAATAACATCAGATATGATACCGGTAATCGCAATTTTTTTGGCGGTTATTATCGGTGATTTGTTCGCCATACCGTTTAAAGTGTTTTTCGGAAAGAAGTCCACATAAGAATTATTATACATTCCATCACTTGTGTATATATTGGTTCGAGTCCCTTTCGGGCGGAGAGAGGAGTTTTAAAAAACATCCGGGTTTATCCCGGTTGCAAGCATCCCGCAACTGCCCGATTTGGGAATGTGGAATTAGGAATTAGGATTTTCGGAAATCTGATATGTGATTATGTTTCATTAAAAAACGAAAATATGTGAACTTGAATATTTTTTCATTGACCCACCTCCTTTACGCCAATTAACCAAATTATAACATATTGCCAAAAAAAGAGCAATGTTCGTATCTCATTTAGACAATAAAAGAAGCACCCGGAGGTGCTTCTTTTATTTGGCGGAGAGAGAGAGATTCGAACTCTCGTCAGGGTATTGGCCTGAACACGATTTCCAGTCGTGCGCCTTAGACCAGCTCAGCCATCTCTCCGCATCGCTGTGTCCAATTCGAAATCACGATTCAAGTGTTCCGGGTTGGGGCGCTCGAACATACTATCACAAAATCACCGGTCTGTCAAGAATATATCAGACAAATTTCTCCCCGTTTTTCATCCGCACTTCAATGCGTGTAATGCTGACATCCGCTTCGGTCGCACACTGTTCGCAAAATGCATCTGTCAGAAGGGTGGGGTTGATGTTTTCGGCCACTCCGGTCGGTAATATTGCCTCGAATTCGCATTTTTCACTGTCACCTGTGATTTTGCCGATTTTCACGAGTAACTTCAGGTCGATCTCTTTTGTCCCCGATTTTGTCTTTTTGATTACGATCACCTTGTCCGCATTCCAAAACTGTTTGAACTTTACTTTTACGCCGGGGTAGGTGAACACGATCCGATAAGTCGCCTCGGTGATGATCTTCGGGTCATTCACAGGTGGCGCGCAGCTTATCATATGCAGTTCGGGCGGCAAAAATCGATTCAGTTTTTCCACAACTTTTTCGCAGTCGATCTCGCTCTCGGTCTGGATGTCCATGCTCTCGCAGTCGCTTTCAATCCCGAGCGAAAGCGGCAGTGCGAAAGTCAACAAGGGGCGCGGATTAAAGCCCTGCGAATAGGTCATCGGCAGCTCTGCACTGCGCAGAGCGCGCATCATCGTGCGGTTGACGTCCAGGTGTGAGATAAAGCGCAAAACGCCCTTTTTTACAAACCACAGGCGATATTTCATTTGCTGCCTTCTTTCCCGCAGAATCCATAAACCGCCGCTCCGCAGCCGACGCACTTCGTGCGGCAGTTCGGCGTGGTAACGCCCTCGAGTGCCCGGTGGTATTCGCGCAGATAATGCGCCTTGGTTACGCCGACGTCCAAGTGTTCCCACGGCAGAATCTCATCTTCGCCAATGGTACGCGCGGCGAAAAAGTCCATATCGACGCCGCAAGTCTTGAACGCGTCAAGCCATACATCATATTTGAACCACTCGTTCCAACCGTCCAGTCGACAGCCGTTTCGAAAAGCCGTCTCGATGACAGTCGAAAGCGTCCGGTTGCCGCGCGCGAAGACCGCTTCAAGGCGGCTGGTCTCCATATCGTGATAATTATAGGTGATCTTGCGGGTCTTGATCGAGGAAGCGAGCAGCTTCTGCTTCCTCACAATCTCTTCCTCGCTATCCTGCCCGACCCACTGGAACGGGGTGAACGGTTTCGGGATAAAAGTCGACACGCCGATGGAGATATTCAACAGATGCCCCTTCGGGTTCTCGGCGTTTTGGTAATAGAGATCCACCGCTTTCTGTGCCATTTGGGCGATTGCGATGATATCCTCGTCGGATTCGGTCGGCAGCCCGATCATAAAATAGAGCTTCAGGGAGGTATATCCGCCGTTGAAGACAACTTTACAGGTGCGCTCGAACTCCTCTTCGGTGACCTGTTTGTTGATGACATCTCTCAGGCGCTGGCTTCCGGCTTCCGGGGCAAATGTCAGGCCGCTTTTCCGCACCGCAGAGACCTTATCCAATACCTCGGAAGAAAAATTATCTACTCGCAGCGACGGAAGTGAGAGGTTGACTTTTTGTTGATCGGTTTTCGCCGTGAGCTCGTCGAGCAGCGGAACGATTTCGGTATAGTCGCTGGTTGAAAGCGATGAGAGCGCCATCTCCTCATAGCCCGAGACGGTACATTCGTCGATCAGAATATCTCGCACGGTGTCGGCTTTGCGCTCGCGCACCGGACGGTAGATGTAACCCGCCTGACAGAACCGGCAGCCGCGGATGCACCCGCGAAACAGCTCTGTTGCGGCTCTCGATTGGACGACTTCGATATAAGGTACCGGCCCGGGCGGCGGTGCATACATCTTGTCAAGATCTTTGACAATGCGCTTTTTCACTTTCGCGGGCGCGTCGTTTTTGGGCGTGACCGATTGAATCGTGCCGTCATCATTATAAACAACATCGTAAAAAGAGGGGACATAGATGCCCGTGATTTTAACGGCTTCTTTTAGCAGCTTGTCTTTGTCCCAACTATCTGCCTTGGCCTTTTTACAAACAGCCATCAACTCCGGCAAGACTTCCTCACCTTCGCCGAGCACGGCCAGATCCACAAAATCCGCAATCGGCTCCATGTTGCAAACGCAGGGACCGCCTGTGATTACCAGCGGAAATGCGGTTTTGCGGTCCTTGGCGCGAAGCGGCAGCTTCGCGAGATCGAGAATATTCAGAATATTGGTATAGGATAACTCATATTGCAACGTAAAACCGATCACGTCAAATTCGGACAGCGGGTCGCCGCTTTCGAGTCCGTAGAGCGGGATATCATGGTCGCGCAGTACTTTTTCCATATCCGGCCATGGGGCATATGCCCGTTCGCACCAGATTTCGGAGTCGTTATTGAGCAGGCCGTACAGGATTTTCTGGCCTAAGTAAGACATTCCGATATCGTAGATATCGGGAAAACAGAAGCAAAAGCGGAGTTTGACGTCCGCTTTGTCCTTCATCTCACAGCCTGTCTCATGTCCGATATACCGCCCCGGTTTCGAGACATTCATCAAATATTTCTCTGTTTCAGAATACAAAAATAACCTCTCCAATCACACAATCGTGACAATGCCCGTATATTATACCTCATAAGTGCGCAGTCTTCAAGCGCAACGAACCGTTGAAGATTTAGTGTTTAGGACGCTTGGTTTCGGTTCGTTTTGGATTGTCGGTTATTTGAACCGACAATCCCAGAATCTTGGAACACCGATTTTGATTTGTTGAAACCGTAATGAGCGCTTGAAACCGTCCGGATTTCCTCGATTGCAAAACCAAAGCGGGTATGTTATAATGTCTGAGACGACAAATAATGGGTCGTTTTCGATCAGTGTTTAGTTTATATTCGGAGGAAAATATGGCCGAAAAAGAGACGGGAACGGGTATGATTCAGAAAATCAGTAGCCTGGCCGAAAAACTCAGAGCGAAAAGAGCAGAGCAGAGGCCGGACAATAAAGAGAGAAGCGCCGGATGGGCGAAGTTTTGGAAGTTCTGCGCCGGCTTTATGATGATGCTGATCATCGCGGGCTGTGTATTCGGCGCCGTGATGACCGTCTATGTGATCAAATACGTTGATCCGACCGCGACCATCGATATCTCCGGATTGAAATACACGACATTAATGCTTGCTCAGGATCCGACAACCGGCGAATATGTCGAGACCGCAAAAGTCTACAGCGACGAAAACCGCATCTGGGTTGACATCGGCGATGTGCCGGAGCATGTTCAAAAAGCCGTTGTGGCTTCGGAGGACAAGCGGTTTTACGACCACCACGGCGTCGACTGGGTCAGAACCTTCGGAGCGGCAGCTAACCTGGTTTTCAATTTTTGGGGCAACAAGCAGGGCGGTTCCACAATGACCCAGCAGCTGATTAAAAATATCACGGGCGATGACGAGGTCACGATCGAGCGGAAAGTCCAGGAGATTATGCGCGCGCTTAACCTTGAAAAGACGGTCTCAAAGGACATCATCCTCGAGGCCTATATGAACACCATGTTTTTGGGCTACAGCTGCAACGGCATCCAGTCGGCGGCTAAATTCTATTTCGGAAAAGATGTCTCGCAGCTGACCGTAGCAGAGGCGGCGAGCATTGTTGTCATCACGCGTTACCCAACCGCAAATAATCCGCTTCTGCATCCCGAGAAAAACAAGCAGGCCTACATGTATGTGCTCAGAGTCATGTATCAGCAGGGCTGGCTCACCAGGCCGGAATATCAGGAAGCCATTAATCAAAAATTGGTGTTCGTCGGCGATGCGGGAACCGTCAGGACCACCGACGTCTATTCCTGGTACGAGGATCAAGTCTATGAAGATGTTTTAAAAGATTTGCAATCCGAACTCGGCTATACTGCGACAACGGCTAAATATTTATTGCAAAACGGCGGTCTTCGCATTTATATGGCGGTCGACCAGAATATCCAGAAAGCCATGGAAGACCAATATTACAACGAGGCCAATTTTATCAAAGAGAATCGTGACGAACAGCCGCAGTCGGCGATGGCAATCATGGACTACAACGGCAGGGTTCTCGGTATCGTGGGCGGAAAGGGCGAAAAAACCGCCAATCTGCTTTGGAACCGGGCGACCGATTCCACGCGTTCATCGGGTTCCGCGATTAAACCGCTTGCTGTTTACGGACCTGCAATCGAACTAAATTTAATCTATTGGTCGCAAAAACTGCTCGATGGACCGATTCAACTGCAGGATGATTACGGAGTATCTTACGATTGGCCGAATAATTATTACAGCGGATATAAGGGGCTTGTAACCCTCGATTATGCGATTCAGCGTTCGACCAATACCGTTGCAGCCCGTGTGCTTCAAATGGTCACACCGGAGGTCAGCTTTAATTTCGTATATAATAAACTACACATGACCACCCTTGTAAAATCCAAAAGGATCAACGGCAAAACTTTCTCCGACATCGGGCTTGCACCTCTGAGCATGGGCTCGCTGACAAACGGCGTCACGGTGTTGGAGATGGCGGCCGCTTATCAGATTTACGGCGGCGAGGGCGGTCTCTATACCGAACCGTACACGTATACCAAAGTTGAAGATGCCAGCGGCAACGTGATTTTAACCAAACATCCTACCGCGACCCGGGTGATGACCGAGGAGAGCGCCTTCATTATGAACCGGTTGATGCAGCGAGTGGTGGAAGGTGAAAACGGCACAGGCCGCAAAGCTTCGCAGCTCGGATATCCGGTAGCGGCTAAAACCGGTACCACCACCGATTACAACGACCGTTGGTTTGTCGGTCTCACGCCGTATTATGTCGGCGTCGTCTGGACCGGCTACGACACCAAGACCGAGATGGACGAGAGCTTGGCAAACCCGTCGCTTGATGCTTGGCTCAAGATCATGAAGGTGATTCATGAGGGTAAACCTGACTCCGACTTTTTTACTTCGGATCTGGTCGAGCGTCGGCTTTATTGCACAGTCAGCGGTCTGATGGCAGGCCCGAATTGCAAAAACACCGCCTATGGATGGTATAAAAAATCGCAATATATTGAGACCTGCGATATCTGCGGTCAATAAATTAACGGGAGTGGGCGATGAAAAAAAGAATTTCGTTTTTAATTGCGGCAATCCTATTGATCTCATATTGCGCCTGCGGATCCGAACCCGGACAATTACTCGGTTCCGATGATACGGCCGAAAATCAGACTGTAACAGCGGATGCCGATAATCTGATTTTAGCTTATCATTCATCCTATTCGTTGGATCCGTATGCGGAAATTACCGATTTGAACCGCGAAATCGCCAAGCTTTGTTATGAGCCGCTTTTTAATCTGGACAGCAATATGATGACCTATGCGGTTTTGGCAGCTTCAGTCCAAAAGGTTTCCGATCTTGAGTATAAAATCATATTAAATTCAAGCCGTACCTTTTGGGACGGTTCTGCGGTCACGGCAGCTGACGTTGTTTTTTCCTATACAAAAGCCGTCACAAGCTCAAATTATGCCTATCTTTCCGGAATTTTTACGAGCGTAGAGGCAAGCGGAAACGATGTAATTGTCAAGCTGGTAAAGGAAAATATCAATTTCCCAGCAGCTACGACTTTTCCCGTAATAAAAAAAGCCAATTATTCTGTTCCAACTTCGACAAAGATCGATTATATGGGCAGCGGTTTATATGCTCCGTCCTATAATAATGGAGCAGAGCTATCGCTGAACCCGTTTCATCCGAGAGCAGGGACCGCAAAAGTAAAAAAGTTTTTATTAAAAGCCATTCCGGATTTTACAGCGATGAATGATTCGCTCGCGGCAAACATCATCAATGCCGGTTACAGCGAACTGGTCGGAGATACTCTCCCCATGATTTCGGGCAACGTCTATCAGATTCCGCAGAACCGGATGGTCTACATCGGTTTTACCGCTGCGGGCGTATGCGCCGATCCGAACTTGCGGACGGCGATTTCGCTCGCTATTGACCGAACCCGCGTCAATGCCTTTTTCGGCGGTTATTCCGAAGTTGCGGACACGCCGTTTAATCCTAATTTTTCAAAGATCACAACAAGCTGCACCAACTTGATGCAAAACACCACGGCGGCAATTTCGAGATTCCAAGCGTCTGAATTCACGGGAACTTTACGGCTCGTTGTAAACAGCGACAATGCGGCGAAAGTGAATTTAGCAAATGAATTGCAGCGTGAGCTTTCGGCAATCGGCATTTCGGTCAACCTCCTCTCATTGGATTTCGGCGCCTATCAGAATGCCGTACTTTATGGCGGATGTGATATATACATTGGAGAAATCAAACTCTCTGCGGATTATAACTTTAACGAACTGATCGATTCACTCACCCCGCAGCAGGGAATTTTATGTTCGCAATATCTCTGCGACACTCGCAACGCTTATCTTAGGACCGGCGACAGCACCCGTTTCCTCGCTGCTTTTGAGTCGGAACTACCGTTTATTCCTCTCGTTTATCGCGACGGCGCTGCCGCATTTTCGTCTAATCTTGTCGTGACGCAGTCAGACACCTTTGAAAATGCTTTTTATAATTTGGCATATACGCAGGAGATAACGACGGTGAGTCAGGATGCTAAATAGTTTTTATTGCCCGAAAGCAAAAGAGACCGGCGTCCAATTCATCAAGGGTGTTGGCCCTGCAAGGGCTGCGCTGCTTTTAAAACTGGGACTCAAAACCGCAGCCGATTTGATCGATTTTTACCCGCGCGCCCATATGGACTTCTCCGCCGGTTCAACTTTTGAGAACGCGACAAAAGGAGAGGTCTGTTCGGTCAACGCCACCGTGACAGGAAAAGCGGTGCGGGTGCCGACAATAAATAGAAACATCACGCTGTATAACGTGCGGGTTGTTGACGCCGACGGGGCGGTCGGACGCATGGTTTTTTTCAACAGTCAATATGCCGCCGAAGGGCTCAAAGACGGCAAGGAATATTGCTTTACAGGGAAGATTGACAAAACAAGCGGCAGGGTAGAGATGATTTCTCCAAAGTATGTCTCACTGGAAGGAAACCGCGGGCTGTTGGTACCGATTTATGCGCAGACAAAGGGCTTAAACAGCGCTGCCATCGCAAAAATCATCGCTGCCGTGCTCGAAATTTTCCTGCCTTTAATAGAAGAACCTTTTCCCGATGAAATCCGAAAAGAATATGGGCTTTGTTCGCTGAACTACGCACTTCGTAATATCCATTTCCCCTCTGACTGTCAAGCATATGAGCTTGCCAAGCAGCGATTGATCTTCGGTGAACTGCTGACTTTCAACTTGATCATGGAGGCCATGAAAGCAGGCGCGCGGGAGGGGCAGGCCGTTATTATTCCGCGTTGCGATATGAAGCTGTTCGTCGCCGCGCTGCCCTTTAAACTGACCGATTGCCAAAAGAACGCCATCAAACAGGCATTTGAGGATATGGCTGGCGAAAAGCCGATGAACCGTTTATTGCAAGGTGACGTCGGTTCGGGGAAGACCGCTGTCTGTGCGGCATTGCTTTACAGAACGGCAAAAGCCGGTTATCAGTCGGCGCTGATGGCGCCCACGGAACTGCTTGCGAATCAACACTACAAAAATTTGAACGGTCTTCTTTCCGGGCTCGGTGTTCGCTGTGAATTGCTGACGGGCGCAACCAAACAAGCCGAGCGCAAACGAATTTCAGAATCGCTTGCCTCGGGTGAAATCGATATTTTAATCGGAACCCACACGCTGTTTTCCGACAATGTGATTTATCAAAATCTAGCTTTGGTGGTTGCGGATGAACAACACCGGTTCGGCGTCCGTCAGCGGTCGAAATTGGCGGCAAAAGGCATCTCTCCGCACTTTTTTGTCATGTCGGCAACCCCGATTCCGCGCACACTGGCGCTGATGCTCTACGGCGATCTCGACCTTTCGGTGCTTGATACACTTCCCAACGGCCGGCGGGAGATTAAGACCTATATCTACAAAGAAAAAAGCCGTGCACACCTGTTCGAGTTTATCAAAAAGGAACTGGACAAGGGGCGGCAGGCCTATATCGTCTGCCCGGCCATCGACGACAATGAATCGGGAAAGCAGGCGGCAGCGGTCTATTACGAAAAAGCGATTCAGCCCGCGTTCAAGCAATATAAAACCGCGCTCTTGCACGGACGGCTGGCAGCCGCCGAGAAAAACGCGGTCATGTCCGATTTTATCGCAGGGAATACACAGTTGCTTGTTTCAACTACGGTCATCGAGGTCGGCATTGACGTGCCGAATGCCACGATCATGACCATCGAGGATGCCGATTCGTTCGGGCTTGCCCAACTTCACCAACTGCGCGGCAGAGTGGGCAGGGGTTCACACGAGTCGTATTGTATTTTAGTGGCACATGCCTGTTCCGACACGGCGTATGAACGGTTGAACATCATGAAAGACAGTTCAAACGGTTTCGAAATTGCCGAAAAAGACTTAAAATTGCGCGGCCCGGGCGATTTTCTCGGTGAGCGCCAAAGCGGTCTTCCGATTTTACGTTTAGCAGGGAGTTTATCCGATTTTTCCGCTGTAGCCGCCGCCAAAAATGCCGCAATAAAACTCGCAGTCAACCCTCCACCGATTTTGGAAAAAATGATCGCCGAGATTCGCAATGAGATTGCCGGAGGCGGGTTGAATTAGAAAACAGGGCGTTCCTCAAGATATAGGAATTATAAATTCACCCAATATCTTTCAAGATATTCGCTTTCACGTTCATCATACACGGTGCTTTCATAGATTCCGCCGTTTGCTATTTTGGTTCTCTTGCTGCCCTCGTTTTCTTGAAGGCATGTAATCAAAACTTTGTCGAGTCCGTATTCTTTGCAAGCTTTCAGACAATCGGAAAGCATTTGCTTTGCATATCCTTTACTTCTCTCATTCTGCCGAACCGAATAACCGATATGCCCGCCGTATTTTTCAAGAAAATCATAAAATAATGACGGAATTGAATCATACCTACTATTTTATGATCGGTTTCACGCACATAGATGAATTGCTCGGCAGTTACTAACTCATTTTGAACGGTGTCTGGATTCTCTGATTTTCGATTAAATTCCAACCATTCCTCGATGTTTTCCATATGTCTGAGCGGACCTGTTCCGTCCATTGAACTATTTGCTTCCAACATTTCCTGACGAAACGAAATAATATCGTCTTGATAAGAAATATCGGGTTTTATAAGTTTACACTTCTCCATAAAAACACCTGTTAAAGTATTAATTTTCATTATTAATGAAGAAACGGCGGGCGACCAATAGGATCGCACCTACAGCTTTATGAACGCCTATTTAAAATAGTCCACTCCTGCGCGGAACAAATCAATCGACGAGCCGCCGACATTGCGCAGCAGGTTTTTGCCGCAGCGCTCGTCATGACCCATTTTCCCGAAAACTCTGCCGTCGGGCGAGGTGATGCCTTCGACCGCAGCCATCGAGCCATTGGGATTGTGGGGCATTTGCATGGTCGGATTGCCGTTTTCGTCGACATAGACCGTGGCGATCTGCCCGTTTTGCGCCAATTGCTCAATCAGCGCGGGATCAGCGACAAACCGGCCCTCTCCGTGCGAGACCGGAATCGTGTAGACCTCGCCCGGATTTGCGTATTTCATCCACGGCGACTTGGCCGAGATGACTTTTAAGCGCACCGGAATCGACTGGTGCCGGCCGATGGCGTTAAAGGTCAAAGTCGGGCTGTCAGCGGTCATCGCGCGGATATCGCCAAACGGCACGAGTCCGAGTTTAATCAGCGCCTGAAATCCGTTGCAGATACCGAGCGCGAGTCCGTCCCGTTTGTAAAGCAGGCCGTTGATTGCCGAGGAAATATCGGGGTTATTAAAAAAAGCGGTGATAAATTTTCCGCTGCCGTCGGGTTCGTCACCGCCCGAGAAGCCGCCGGGGATCATCAGAA encodes:
- a CDS encoding CPBP family intramembrane metalloprotease; translation: MKKKLILSAAVILVISIFTDIICGLLLGSIPFWLPYIKIALLIACLIFFKLSNELSGLWRISAIGTVYTVMDLIVKWVSGSAFWKSAFSSDSFIDTVGNSMLLKFITVIPIAASFFFLFKSSEEFYLCRGDLRTKAHKIVWLGIPEGIIGWGKLAVISGVLITLGTGLLGMATALGFQFKNAEQLLRYIPVILLFAMCNSFSEGLIYRCGILGALKEIVPQGYAVLMSAVFFGIAHYYGVPGGPLGAVMSGLLGWYMARSMAETKGMVSAWIIHFMQDTVIFSMMVMMK
- a CDS encoding uroporphyrinogen decarboxylase family protein — translated: MNGIGERKARWNEFLYGNGNVRQILMVNTPWLEEERPSIWPELKQERIDWILRKYEMLMKRAQWLDDDTVPFLDMLTGTDIFPEAFGCAVYRPDFAMPSARPLVHTASEAAKLKVPMLWDSSLAYLFEMADKIQERTGKDAVFKVPDNQSPMDIATLIWDKNEFYIAILEEPEAVKELAYKVYLLQTEFFDEWFRRYGKNHIAHYPNYYMDHGITLADDEVGIVSSEIFKEFYLPELCALSDRYSGLGMHCCADSRHQWENFKLIPNLRLLNLARPNDILVEAYKFFADFTAQYHCWCGDGPAWTWPSQRPENARIVCDATAENKEEALEISERFREMWEIKTFKGD
- a CDS encoding TIGR03936 family radical SAM-associated protein; translated protein: MKYRLWFVKKGVLRFISHLDVNRTMMRALRSAELPMTYSQGFNPRPLLTFALPLSLGIESDCESMDIQTESEIDCEKVVEKLNRFLPPELHMISCAPPVNDPKIITEATYRIVFTYPGVKVKFKQFWNADKVIVIKKTKSGTKEIDLKLLVKIGKITGDSEKCEFEAILPTGVAENINPTLLTDAFCEQCATEADVSITRIEVRMKNGEKFV
- a CDS encoding TIGR03960 family B12-binding radical SAM protein, coding for MNVSKPGRYIGHETGCEMKDKADVKLRFCFCFPDIYDIGMSYLGQKILYGLLNNDSEIWCERAYAPWPDMEKVLRDHDIPLYGLESGDPLSEFDVIGFTLQYELSYTNILNILDLAKLPLRAKDRKTAFPLVITGGPCVCNMEPIADFVDLAVLGEGEEVLPELMAVCKKAKADSWDKDKLLKEAVKITGIYVPSFYDVVYNDDGTIQSVTPKNDAPAKVKKRIVKDLDKMYAPPPGPVPYIEVVQSRAATELFRGCIRGCRFCQAGYIYRPVRERKADTVRDILIDECTVSGYEEMALSSLSTSDYTEIVPLLDELTAKTDQQKVNLSLPSLRVDNFSSEVLDKVSAVRKSGLTFAPEAGSQRLRDVINKQVTEEEFERTCKVVFNGGYTSLKLYFMIGLPTESDEDIIAIAQMAQKAVDLYYQNAENPKGHLLNISIGVSTFIPKPFTPFQWVGQDSEEEIVRKQKLLASSIKTRKITYNYHDMETSRLEAVFARGNRTLSTVIETAFRNGCRLDGWNEWFKYDVWLDAFKTCGVDMDFFAARTIGEDEILPWEHLDVGVTKAHYLREYHRALEGVTTPNCRTKCVGCGAAVYGFCGKEGSK
- a CDS encoding transglycosylase domain-containing protein, whose amino-acid sequence is MAEKETGTGMIQKISSLAEKLRAKRAEQRPDNKERSAGWAKFWKFCAGFMMMLIIAGCVFGAVMTVYVIKYVDPTATIDISGLKYTTLMLAQDPTTGEYVETAKVYSDENRIWVDIGDVPEHVQKAVVASEDKRFYDHHGVDWVRTFGAAANLVFNFWGNKQGGSTMTQQLIKNITGDDEVTIERKVQEIMRALNLEKTVSKDIILEAYMNTMFLGYSCNGIQSAAKFYFGKDVSQLTVAEAASIVVITRYPTANNPLLHPEKNKQAYMYVLRVMYQQGWLTRPEYQEAINQKLVFVGDAGTVRTTDVYSWYEDQVYEDVLKDLQSELGYTATTAKYLLQNGGLRIYMAVDQNIQKAMEDQYYNEANFIKENRDEQPQSAMAIMDYNGRVLGIVGGKGEKTANLLWNRATDSTRSSGSAIKPLAVYGPAIELNLIYWSQKLLDGPIQLQDDYGVSYDWPNNYYSGYKGLVTLDYAIQRSTNTVAARVLQMVTPEVSFNFVYNKLHMTTLVKSKRINGKTFSDIGLAPLSMGSLTNGVTVLEMAAAYQIYGGEGGLYTEPYTYTKVEDASGNVILTKHPTATRVMTEESAFIMNRLMQRVVEGENGTGRKASQLGYPVAAKTGTTTDYNDRWFVGLTPYYVGVVWTGYDTKTEMDESLANPSLDAWLKIMKVIHEGKPDSDFFTSDLVERRLYCTVSGLMAGPNCKNTAYGWYKKSQYIETCDICGQ
- a CDS encoding ABC transporter substrate-binding protein, which produces MKKRISFLIAAILLISYCACGSEPGQLLGSDDTAENQTVTADADNLILAYHSSYSLDPYAEITDLNREIAKLCYEPLFNLDSNMMTYAVLAASVQKVSDLEYKIILNSSRTFWDGSAVTAADVVFSYTKAVTSSNYAYLSGIFTSVEASGNDVIVKLVKENINFPAATTFPVIKKANYSVPTSTKIDYMGSGLYAPSYNNGAELSLNPFHPRAGTAKVKKFLLKAIPDFTAMNDSLAANIINAGYSELVGDTLPMISGNVYQIPQNRMVYIGFTAAGVCADPNLRTAISLAIDRTRVNAFFGGYSEVADTPFNPNFSKITTSCTNLMQNTTAAISRFQASEFTGTLRLVVNSDNAAKVNLANELQRELSAIGISVNLLSLDFGAYQNAVLYGGCDIYIGEIKLSADYNFNELIDSLTPQQGILCSQYLCDTRNAYLRTGDSTRFLAAFESELPFIPLVYRDGAAAFSSNLVVTQSDTFENAFYNLAYTQEITTVSQDAK